In Halobaculum limi, one DNA window encodes the following:
- a CDS encoding zinc ribbon domain-containing protein: protein MNFCPTCGVRLETRTPTGSGIPRRVCPECHGGDSR, encoded by the coding sequence GTGAACTTCTGCCCTACCTGCGGTGTCCGCCTCGAAACGCGGACGCCCACGGGGAGCGGCATCCCTCGTCGAGTCTGCCCTGAGTGCCACGGGGGTGACTCACGATGA
- a CDS encoding SWIM zinc finger family protein encodes MSTPRTPPSTDEQAPGTPLDFEALAGSDATSWDRADPQGALIESVSRYSYRVTLPDGEDAHLVAIANDDGQHVGTCDCKAFEYHNGPCAHLCTVRQAAFIAERDTRGERVRIAHLHMQEGEYDEGREYLRKAVRVRPTPVRAVAYLSSAVSGELYLQLTDAFTRVRDAVNCLRGEAER; translated from the coding sequence ATGAGTACACCGCGTACACCGCCGTCGACAGACGAGCAAGCACCGGGAACGCCACTCGACTTCGAGGCACTCGCCGGGAGCGACGCTACCAGTTGGGACCGTGCGGACCCGCAAGGGGCACTCATCGAGTCCGTGAGCCGCTACAGCTACCGCGTGACGCTTCCTGACGGTGAGGATGCCCACCTCGTCGCCATCGCGAACGACGACGGTCAGCACGTCGGTACGTGCGACTGCAAGGCGTTCGAGTACCACAACGGGCCGTGCGCCCACCTGTGTACCGTGAGACAGGCTGCCTTCATCGCAGAGCGTGACACCCGGGGCGAGCGAGTGCGTATCGCGCACCTCCATATGCAGGAGGGGGAGTACGACGAGGGCCGCGAGTACCTCCGGAAGGCGGTTCGCGTGCGACCGACGCCAGTTCGAGCAGTCGCGTACCTCTCCTCTGCAGTGAGCGGAGAGTTGTACTTGCAGTTGACTGATGCGTTCACGCGGGTTCGCGACGCCGTGAACTGCTTACGTGGGGAAGCGGAGCGCTGA